The following nucleotide sequence is from Corylus avellana chromosome ca7, CavTom2PMs-1.0.
AGAGGATGGTGCAGCCAACACTGTATGACTAGGCTGAGAGCGCATAGTCTGCGATCTAGTCTCGGCACGGACAAGTTCGAAGATGGCAGTGTccaaagtgggaagaggagaacgatgtaatagttgcacacgaacaggctcaaaatcatcacgcaaagccatcaaaaattggtgaaggcgATGTTGATCTCTACGGGTAATATACATCTGAGCATCAGTGGGATCCTTCCAAATAggatcagaaacatcaatttggttccacaagaattgcatgcgggcaagaaaatcattgatactCTGACCAGATTCCTGCCTGAGAtggaaaagttcaaacaaaagctgatactcgtgagcaccatctacagaagaataacgagaagcaagcatatcccaagcaccctttgcttcatcaaagctgccaaagagtgcagaaatagatgggatagtggtattacggaaccatgtaagaatctgatgatgtttgctatcccaatcaataagaCGAGTGGTAAAAGCCTCATCTGCCTCAGAATCCTTTTTAACTGGCTTTTGGATCTCCCCAGTGACATAAAACCAAAGCTTGCGGCCTTTAAGAAAGCTGCGCATAGATTGAGACCACAACATATAGTTTGTTCCATCCAATACAGTCTGAACATGATGAAAAATCTCGTTTTGTGCCATCTGGAAGgctcaaatgcaaaaacagactacaaatatgaaattaggacgaaaaaataggtaagaaagcacctggtcaactctggaagtcaacaaaaagtcaacggtcaacggtcaaagtCAACGCTGACGGGCACCAATGACGTGGCAAGGTCTGACTTGATACTGCTGACGTGGCACACAAGCTGACGTGGCACGCAGGCTGACGTGGCACTGGTGACGTGCACGTAGGTCTGACGTGGCTGAGATGACGTGgcaattagggctgacgtggcaagaATGGCGTGGCACGTGGGTGCGATGGCGCGTGTGGTACACGCGCGAACGGAGGCTGCTTGTACTGGCGCGTGGATCTGACGCGCGGACCTTCTGGGGGCGCGTGGAGGCGCGTGGAGGATCGTATGGAGGATCTGAGGCCTGTTCTGGAATCCTGGGGAGCAGATCTATCGATCGGTGGCCTAAGGGAAgcaatcggaccaccgtggcggccGGTGGCTGGACggcagtggcggaattgccGAACCTTTTggcggcgcgtgagggcgcgtgTGGACTCCTATATGGCTGTTTGCGGCGGCTCTGGGACGGTTGTCTTCCGggctttcaagcggtatagtgatacgctgaaaacctcgaggagaagatagagaaccgtgaggatcagagagaaggattcgccggataacactggcggcgccggaggaaaaatatttagccgcgaaaaaattttgaggtgattcagaacctgtgctctgataccatgttgagaataaggttgtatattgaatcacaaaatataatgtacagaagaggcctatatataggcgaataatacagacctagtagaataaggaaagataaacctagtaaccctagaataccaaagaaagtaaataataataatataatattatctaacaatgtatatatatatatatatacacacacgtgtgtgtgtgtgtaataaAGCTTCTGCTTTCTCGTAATGATTTGGTTTGCAAGAGTGTACCTGTGTACGTGTACGTTCTTGGAAGATCTAGGGGGATCTTCAGGAAcatcgtgtatatatatatttgtggtATAGGTTATATATGACTGTGAAAAGCATTATACGCTTCTGAGTTCAATTATATTCTTACATactgttaattaattatatcaattCAGAAAGTTTGACTCCCTCGAGCTCACAAccatttgattttatttataccAGTAAGTGTACGTGAATGAGAAGATTGACGAAAGAATTATACCATATGCTAAATCATCAATCACTTCATAAAATTTAAACTGATAATAAACGATAAATTTAATCAcgtaataattattaattaatattccaacatagttaatattgaattttttttttctttttttgtgtgtgtattgAGATGATTGGGTTCTTCATAATGTACATGTCAAGATGGAGCAAGCTAGGTAATAGGGTTGTACATGCTACTACTAATCACATATGTGGATGCGGATTAGcagtatatataaaaacaaatttatcaactgtgatttgtaatttgtatgtttgctttttttggatgaatccATCATAAggtgtttgtattttctttgttaattttaaGCTAGAATGTAGAATCAAGATATGGATTTCATCTAAAATAGTATTGGCTTAAAAAACATATACTTAAACAAgctcaaaacattttcaaaatcatttaaaatatttcataatAGAGACCCAATTAAAAAACGactaaaagactaaaataaaCCCATTACCTGATATGCGGTTAATAATCTCATTCAATAACCACAATACTCATGCATGTAGTAGTTAATAATATGAATGCGgttacctaaaaaaaataactggCTTACCCAGCATAATACGAATGAGGTTATTGCTGGATGCATGTACAACCCTACGAGGTAAGGTAATGCATATGACAAATTTACATTTCCGCCGTGAAACTAGACGAATGTCGAGTCCAAGCAAAGCCCTTTCAAACACACCAAACGGCCATGGAGCTTACTAACGGAaaataagacaatttttttaagcCCTCTAACCactttctccctttttttttttttttaataaataacaaaaattatattaaaaaaataccattatgtcattccaattaaaaatttgaaaagacaaaaacaaaaaaacaaaaagactgGGTGGCTCGTGAGAATGAGAATGACGTGATAGTATTTTcatatcattatttatttatttaaagggAAATAGTTAGAGATGGTAGGCTCTATTTGTTTcgccgtaaaatgatttacagaaaacgttttttgtattttcgggtgtttggtgcgatggaaatttttttttttttggactgaaaattcctttttaattttcggaaaatggtttacggtccATTTTCCGACTTTGAGCATCACATTCTCAAATCCCTACTaagacctgcccaagacccctTAGGGACTTGACCTGGACCCCGCTAGGACCTACCTGGGACACCACCGGGACCTGCTCAAGACTTGACCGGGATTCACTcggacttgcccaggacttgcccgggacttgatcgagacctTGCCGGGACCCGATCGGACTTGCCGGGACCCGATCGGACTTGCCAGGGACCCGCCTGAGACTCGCCCGAGACCTGTCCGGATAGCCctggacccgcccgagacttggcCGGATCTGCCCGAGACCTAACCAAGACCCATCGGAGACTTGACCAAGACACGCCCAAGACCTACTCGGGACTcacccgagacttgactaggaccccgccgggacctaACCGAGACCCGCTtgggacttgatcgagacctCGCCGATACTCGCCCAGGACTTCACTGGGACTAGATTAGGACCCACCCGGTACCCACCCAAGACTTGATCGAGACCTACCTGGGACCTCGCCGGGACTCGcctgagacttgaccgggacccagcCGAGACCTACCCGGGACTCAACCTGATCTGCCGGGACCCCATTAGGGCTCGCCTGGGATTttgcgtaaaacattttccttgaaaatgatttattaTAAAACATTTTCTGCTATTTGGTATGTACGGAAAATCAGGCGGGTCCGAGTCGGGTTCCTGAAgtcggaaaatgtttttagcagaaaatatttttctggaaaacattttcagcagaaaacatttttcggtatttggTGTGTgcacaaaatcatattaaacactaaattattattagttagtttgtatattttaattaaacataatttttagttttattttttaaagtattgcatattagtatttttatattgtgaataaaaattacattttataggttaatatgattaaatgaaaatataaaaaatatttgtgattttctgtGCGCACGCCAAATgccggaaaatattttcatcgtaaaacatttttctgtaaaatgacttttctgaaaatattttacgacgaaaatattttacacagaaacaaatggagccttagatttaaaatatttgtaaactccaaaattaaattgatcaaattaaaAACTACAATTTAAAGtgtataatttaaaaaagcaGGTGAGGTTCAtgaatatttttcctaaaatataTGATGTTCTAGAGCCaagatgaaagagaaataaactATAGATACAATATTGTAGTGTTTGGGTTGTAAGTACGTGGTGGATTTTCATTGTAGAGGtctttgttaattaatttaggGCATCGGATTGTTTATAGCCATCATGCATGATTTATATCCACTTCTCATCGACCCCTTAATACAATATTTAAAACTAatataacaaaacaattaactaacataatgtgaagaaaaaaataataataaaaaaaaaaaacttaaaatgtaAACACACTTGATCGCAGGGAAGAGCATATGCATCAGTGAGGTTTATTTTAGCTTATGTTCATCATCAAACTCATTACTCATAAATCAACAAGCTATTTGGTCACTCATATATGTTCAACTCCTATTGGATTCAGTAAGTTTGGAGCATCAAGGATTCTAATTCAGAAAGGTGTTGTGATGGAGGAAAATGAAGATGGAAAAGATTTATGGGTGCTCTAGAGCTTTAAGACCTGACCAAATATTCTAAAAGCTCAAGCGATGGACCTTTTGCAAAACACGTACAGAAAGCAGTTATCGGAGTCTATCGATCCTTCAGGAGACTGTAAACACTTCAATGATTAAATTAGTCTTCTGTCATAGAAAGATAAACCGAATGGAGACTTTCCGAGAAAGAGATTACATACCTTCCTAAACTTTTGAAGGGAGCCAGCTAGCTAGTGTTCCTTTTACAGTGAGGTAGGGTATTCGGATTGGTAGGCCAATGGGGCTGCCAGCCCAACAAATGACATCACGCCATTCATTCGCATAAATTGTTGATATGAGAAGTAatttcgatatatatatatatatatatatatagctactTGCAAGAACGACAACTTAACTCATTCCGACATTATATGATACAATATTGAATTTAAACTACGTTGTTTGTTGAGACTCTACAccttaataataatagtaaataaaaataaaataaaataatggaatCTTCCCTAAACTTATCATATTAATTAAGATCCCAggttgctctctctctctctctctctctctctctctctctctactccaAAGTCCAAAGTAGGGAACTGAAGAAAGTTAAGTTCAACCAATTAAGTTTCCAATTTTCAACTGCAATTGCAGCTACACTCCAAGGTTTACCAACTCTAAGTCAATGATAAACCagacaattaattaaattagagagagagatgtaaatgattttaataatttaaccaaGCTCAACTGCTCCATTGATTTTGCCTATAAATGACTGCTAACCCATTAATTGAATCTTCATTAGCAAGATCATGAAGATAATTCTCATGATAAACACCATCTTTCTCATTTCTCTCATCATTTTTCATGGAGCCTCTCCTCCTTCTAACATGGTCGAGGCAAGAACTTTGCAGGGTAACATATAAATATTCTCTTTATAATTTATCCCTCTATTATAAATTGTCATTTTCTATTTAACTTTGCTTAATTAGGTTATTATTAAGCGTAGGGCTACATCTATTGTCCATCAATATTAAAGCCTGCGCTGCCTGCCATATATATAGGAAAGTGATGTTGTTTGAGCAGCCAACAtatatatttaggaaaaattttggACAAGAGTTTCTCGTTCGACCGAGATTCAGGTCTTGATCGACCAAGAAGCAAGGTATTATCAGTGTGAATATTGCCGAGAGTCTCGGTCGATGTCTCGGTCAAATCTCGATTGACTAAGGATGATTAGGTCCTTTCTTTACTAGTTCTCAATAGCTAGTTAAAATTCGATGGACTGAGAAGGACAGCCTGACTGCCATTTTTTCCCCAGTTTTTTAATAAGAAACACTTTATATTGAGTTTTCTTGAAAATCCTtgaattttattggttttgtaaaaaaattgtgagtttTATTCGTTAATTTTGCAACCCACTACACCACTGTGCATCAAAAAggtttgggaaagcatgtcttTGTCTTTTCAAACATCTAAACTTCTAGTACTCACTCCATCTAGCAATCAAACTGCATGCATGAAAAACTTATGTATACATGCTTCATCGATCACCGTGATTTGTGAACCGCAAGTCCTTTCGATCAGTATAtatcatgatcaattgatcatctaatttcttttttatttttttatcttcacAACTGTAACTATTAGGGAAGATTTGTCATCAAtgagtagttcaatcggctgggaatcacgtctcataaagcggaggtcactagtttgaattctcttTCCTCCTCTCtccttgtatggacatgtaaaaataaaaaataaaaatttaaaaaaagaaatacttttAGGAAAGATTTAAAAAGTAGTACATCTTATGATCTGTTGGAAGGCAAATATAATGGGAAATAGattctatatatgtatattactGTAATAGTGATCTTCTACTGAGAGCTTGTTTGGTATTgggtttaaaaaatagagtttttaagtcaaaaagagcttttgagcaaaaacttcatttttaagattttcccaaaagtgttttttggtcatttttaggctttttgaacccttaaaagcgcttttaatttttttaacaaacgaatactttttttaaaaaaacagactttttgagtattaaaagtacttttagacaTCTTAAACGCAATCGCAAACAGACCCTTATACCAAGAATAGTATTACGTGGCGTTTAGTTCATGAAATCTAACATTTCTGCAGCATCCATAGCCTCAAGAATATAATTCTCATGTTTGAAAATATTAGGAATTAGATAGAATTCTCGAAAAATGTaagattttcatattttgtttacTCTTAGGCATCCCtttaagaattatttattctttccaaaATATCAAGTGCAGtttcttcataaaaaataaaaaataaaaaataaaaaaagaggtgCAGGGAAGAAACTGACTATactatttgatttattttctttatttttcgtgtataactaaataaaaacgtgttcatttccattttttgtGGAATTTTTAGGATTCCTAGCAGGAAAGACTCCAAGCAGCTTGTTTGGGAAGACAGATTACAACAAAAAACCGTATTCCTCACCGCCGCCGCCTCCAAAAGTTGCACCACCATATGTGCCAAGTCCAGAAGATCTATTACTCATGGAATCTCCAAATCCTTACACAGCTTCTGCCTGAATTAATTTATGGATCTCAATTTATGAAGACAGtgtgtattttattttcattgcattttcaattttcttgctCTTTGTTTGGGGTACTTACCCAAAGTATCGATCATGTATAAAATGCTTTTATGGGTTCCTCTACTATTGAACATACTTCCAAGCAATGCCAAtgtatgaaaataatttaagaTTTATGTCGTCTATGAATTCACTAGCTAGAGCACGGCCTTGTaattgaagaaattcataatgcaattgacaattaaatataaaaagcagaataaatataaaaattgagacaaGAGAACTTACAAGGTAATTCAGtattagacacctacgtccacgtACCGTTAACAATATTAGAacataatttttatcaaatataagCTAAGAGTATGCAACGTCAAATATAAGTCAAGAGTACTTCATTATAAATATAAGACAAATCTTCATAGTGCATTCACAGGAGTAAAACATAACAATCTtttatatggtatcaaagcccatTAATTAGTTAATGTCATGTTTGTAGACTTGGTTTTTCTTGCTTTGGTGGTTGCATCGCTTGTGTGGGATTAGCTCACACAGATAGTGACTCGATCAATATCTAAAAGAGTTGTGGTCTTCAACAAACGTCTTTGACTTTTTCCTTGAGTACTCTCTGAGGAGCACACAATTCCGATCATCCACACGCCTCCATGTACTTTTGCATGGGCAATTTTGTCTTCTCAGCCTTTCTCGAACCAGTTcctgaaaaatataaaactagaaTTAGGTTTGCAGACACAAAACCTTTCGATCTATAGAAGATTCACCGCCAACAGTGTCCAGACTCACCGCCAGTCTGGTCCAATCCATTTTCAAATCACTACAGTCCTGTTTAACCCAGTTCATAACACTTTCAGCcaattttcaacccaattcaaaatcaatttaaCTTTGTCTAACAGATTTTAGGTCAAAGTAGCTAATGTCCAAATCATAGCTATAGTCGTCATTGTTCACCAAACAAGCTAATGTTTCAATTCAAGCCATCAAAAGCCATTTAAGATCAAGCAAGCCTGTGTCTAAGGGGTATCTTAATTGGATGTGGatcatgcctcatgaagcggaagttactagtttgaattttcCTCTCCTCCTTCCATTGTGTggaatgtcaaaaaaaaaaaaaaaaaaaaaaaaggatcaagCAAGCCTAAACATACCTAATCTACCACTACGTTTGCAAGGGTATATTAGATGGGGCTTGCGCGGGTATATTAGAACATAATTCCTAGAAAATAAGAAGACTACAttgataaaaattgaaaattaaaaaaataataaaattgaggGAGACTAGGGAGTGGTTTCACGGGTTTACTCATATATTTAGAATATATTTAcacttttttccatttttaagattaaaaaaaaaaattgaaaaataacccaattttttttagaaattatatatttagcatatatttacacttttttccatttttaagattaaaaaaaaaatttgaaaaataacccaatttgttttagaaattatatatttagcatatatttacacttttttccatttttaagattagaaacaaaagtgaaaaataacccaatttttttagaaattatttttcgaCAGACGCcggtgtttttcattttttgcatttttttcggATTGGAGGGACGCCGGAACACCGGTGAAGAGGGATTTAGACGGATCCGCAGCAACACAAGGGGGTTTGGTGCGGGCCGAGAAGTCGATGAACACCATTAATGGACTCGAACCTATCTCCCTCGCTCAGCTAACCACTCGTGCGTAGCGCCCATTGTGTTGCGCACTTCggcttcttctctcttttaatattttcttctaTTCTTCCGCTACGGACCACGAATATAAAACATGAAGACGAACGCGACGACGTCGTCCGTGAAAGCCTCAGCAGAGCCGGAAGCAGAAGTCAGTGCCTCCTCTCATTCCATCTCAGCCTCCGAGGCGCTTTTTGTACACCTGATCTCTGGGCTGGGCCTCGGCCTGGCCGTCTTGCTGGCCCACTATGTCTTCTCCGTCAACCTCGTCTCTCATCCTTCTCTCACTCTCCGTCTAATCTGGGTAAacctctcttttatttttttatttttttattttttctaatttcaccctctaatttgttttttgttttttgtttttaattaatatcAGGTTATTGAGTGCCCAATTGTGATTCTTCTCTACAGTCGTTACCGAAAGAATCGCGAAGATTGCTCGGTAAAATCAGCATCCCTtcgttcttttttatttttaatttttttctctgtttggTTACCGAGAAAATGTGGGAAAAGGAAGTTTTTAGTGTTATGTCATACGTATATTTTGGTTTCCAGAAATGAATGCATTAGATCCAGTTCATGACTTTAAtcgaatttttcctttttattttctcagcagcagttttcttcttctttttgatttCTTTAGTTTATACTTTGGTTTGGTGTTGTTTTATTGATTATTTCAgctgtgttttttctttttcagtacTTGAAAGCTGTGGGACGAGGCTTACTAGGACTTCCTGTTGGttagtcttttttctttttcctttggttTGCTTGTTAAGTGTATGATTATATTACCAAGTTAATGTCCATCACTTCGTAGAAAGCTGATACGTTGGTTTTAATGCAATTTGATGGCACAAAGGTGTCATTTGTAATGGACCCATTAGAGATAATGAAGGCTTTATTATGCTTTGGGTTCATTTTCATGATTTTGCGTACATGTTAAAAATGCTGTTGTACTTCTTGGTAAATTATACTTCATATATAAAAAGCAAATGGGAAAGAAGAATCTGGGAAAGTGGTTCAGAACAGTTAATTCAGGAACTTTTTTCTGGTTTTGTTCCgcaggggggggggggtgtgcGGGGCGAGGGACCTACTTGACAAGTTTTGCAGAATCTGAATATGGTTACATGGATAACCAATAACATCTAGTACTATTGTCCTTGTTCAGAACTCGTCTTTCTATATTTTGATTGTAAACCTTCGTCTGTGATATTCTATAAAGGTTCGGTAGAgcccataaaaataaatagattgTACAAAATATGGAACCTCATTTACCAAAATTTGTAACATTATGCTGTATCACATGTTCATTCGCTGTCAGTTCAATTGTTTTAGGGTCCAATCCAGTTTAACTGATTTTTTATTGTGTATATATGGGGCTGTAGTTTTTTCATATCAcagtttttgaaagaaaaaacatacaCCAGAAGAACATCTCTGGCAATAACTGCACCTAGATGATTATGTACCCTTTTGCTGTTGCCTACTTGCCTAGGCTGGTGCATCATATTAAACTTGTATTTGGTTTATGGCCTATCATAGGTAGAGCAACTGAATCACCTAGTTAGGGCAACGTCTATGACTACATTGCCTGAGATTGTGTGATCCAAAAGATAATAATTGCTCTATTGTATTTCATACTATCTTCAGTTTGTGAGCTGTTAGCCTACTCTTAAACCTTTCAGTTCCTTCtctgtctttatttatttgtgttaaaaaaaggaaatatcatttcttttgtttctattCTATAGGGGCTCTAGTAAGTGCTTTGGGAGCTATCGCATTGGGCACACCTGTTGGCACTCAGTATGTGATTAAGGGTTCACTAgactttgtatttatttgtgtAATTCTGAAAATATAAGTATAGTTTCACACTCTTCTGTTCCTTTCTGAAACAAGACCTttttctcatcatcatcatcaggtACATAATtcacctttctttcttttttttttcctttttttttttttggaataccTTTCTCATCTTCTAAACTTTTATTGAGAAGGAAAGTAGAACCCATAATGGTGTATAATTTCAGCAATTTCAAAGATATTTTGTGACTATTCAACCTCAAGTGTGAGTTATGTTTTCAGAATTATGAAGGATGAAACATATTTGAATGATCCATAAATCAACTTATCACCAATTTGATAACCTATGGACTCACatacttcaattttttgttattgAAGATTTAGTTATGTTGCAAGCATTTGTTGATTTTGTGCCACTCTTGTTGGACACAGGTACTTCTCAAAGACCATTAGCTGGTCTCTAATGATGTCATTGTTCACTGTAAGTATGTAATGCATCATAATCTTCCCTTCTTTACAGTATCATACTTTCAACATTCCTGAGTATTTGGATTGGAATTCCTTGACTTCTTATATAACCTAAATACTTGTGTCATATTTTATTCGACAATATctgattatttctttttcttcaaagcAAATCATAAATGACTTTATTAGTATTAGAGTATTCACTTGCTAGGGTTTCcagaagcattttttttttttttcctttttactttcTGATTAATTATTGCTTTCATGCTTTTTGGCTCAACAAGTTACTATTCTGTTCCAGTTCTCCAAGGACCTGAAGTTTTCCATTTTGAACATGTTTTGCCTCTTAcatatttattactttttgggttttggcAGATTGTGCCTGCAGCTTCTGTATTTGGTGTATCATGGAAGGATTGGCAACGAATATTTGCACATACAAAGTTAGTTTCCAATCACTACTTGGCTTTTTGTTAACTACTTTAGCCAATGGGGCCTATACTATTGTTGTTATCTTTGACTGGGTTAGATATATGATATTGAAAACTAGTTTTCTGTACACTACCCATTAGATAAATTCCAGTTACTTATGTGCCGATGTGATGTCTAAAAATATTCACTTTTAGGCCAGTTGGATCTGTTGATCTTATAATTTGCCTTCCGGCACATGGAGCTGTTATTGGAGCTTGGTTTGGGGCTTGGCCAATGCCGCTTGATTGGGAAAGGCCATGGCAGGTACTGCACTCATCCTTTTTCATTCCTAATGTACTATTTtaagcaattttttattttattttttctttatccaGTATGTTAAGATAATAGTCATAATTTTCTTCTACTATTGTTtcatttataatgattttttgcAGATAAATacttccacttttttttttttctttgcaaatGATCTGAAATCTAACTCGGCTTTTTTCCACTAAATTTATTTGGCAAGCTTGTTCTACATTCATCTCTTTATATCTTATAATTGTTCTGTGTTGATATAGTTTGTACTTGATTAGTCAAAAATATATTGTTTCATTAGTCTGTACTTATATTATTAGTTAATGAGTTGGACATGGCATGCTGGTTGTCCTTTTGTTCAACTAGCCCAATTTGTTTGTGGGTTGTCAGCCCAACAGTATGGTGCGGAAAGGTGTCTCTGATGTGGATTTGAACTGTAAAAGCTCTCATGTAGGAATTAAATATGTAAACTAGCCATGAAATGGAAGGTTTGTATCTTCACATGTTCTTGGAAGTAGGCTTTATAACTTCATCATCTGATCATTCAAAAACCAAATTCTGATCTAAATTTTTTCCACATGTTCTTTAAAGTAGCATATTTTTCTGCAAGAGTTCTCCTGTGCTGTGTAATTGTCAAGATATTTGTGATCCAAATGTGAACTCACTGTCTGAAGGAGCAAAAGTACATAAATAATGCAAGGAAGCATACAGTGAAGTACTTGtgacaaactaaaaaaaattcaatctccTATCAAACTGGCAACCATATGAAAATTTGGTATCTTAATCATATCACATTTCATACTTTCATATGGTATCTTAATCATATCACATTTCATACTTTCATATGGTATCTTAATCATATCACATTTCATACATCCCTTTGGGTTATTAAATTTTCCCAGTCTTTCGATCAGTGTGTCCTATTTAACTGCCACATTAGTGATCCTTGGTTTTTGTGGATATGAATAGAGCTAGTGCCACCCTCATTCAGACAATAAATCTCTTTTTTGTACGCATGTACATCTTAACAACTGATTTTCATCCCATGAGCAGTTAATTGACTTGACGTTCATAAATCCACGATTTCCTTGTTAAGTACAGAGCTAGTGGGGTTGATCTGTTGTTTGGGGGAATTTTATACTTTTTGAAATTAAGCCATCAAATTTGCCTTTAATTGAAGTGATGGGTTCTGATTTAGAAAAGGAACCAATGAAGAAACTCTTTTTTCTTGGGTATATACTTTCTAGATTTAGGCTGGTATCTTGCATCACTTTCATGTTGAACTCTTTCTGTTTATGGTTAAATTGTGAATTTACATGAGGGAATGATTCGTAGAGTCCAAAGAAggataatataattaaatagcGAGCAGCAACAAACCAGGTACTTGTGTTTATCCTTGC
It contains:
- the LOC132188833 gene encoding uncharacterized protein LOC132188833, yielding MKTNATTSSVKASAEPEAEVSASSHSISASEALFVHLISGLGLGLAVLLAHYVFSVNLVSHPSLTLRLIWVIECPIVILLYSRYRKNREDCSYLKAVGRGLLGLPVGALVSALGAIALGTPVGTQYFSKTISWSLMMSLFTIVPAASVFGVSWKDWQRIFAHTKPVGSVDLIICLPAHGAVIGAWFGAWPMPLDWERPWQEWPICVSYGAIAGYLIAMVASSCFILARATLQHVKRD